A region from the Desulfoglaeba alkanexedens ALDC genome encodes:
- a CDS encoding chordopoxvirus fusion protein: MLKYLEAIEELPKEFKVPFTKVLELFREEIAETIKKSDFEELKAVVTRLAYSQEELAEAQKRTEKRLEELAEAQKRTEKRLEELAEAQKRTEKRLEELAEAQKRTEKRLEELAEAQKTTEKEIASLSRALKETRKEVGGLSHTIGYTLENEAFKALPSLLKAEFGLEVEGKLKRDFLKDSKGQEIEVNILGKARKDGQELVIVGESKSQLSRKDIDSFLRRLNFLESAIPGDKFCLFITHMARPETVVYAREKGIRVYFSYEF, from the coding sequence ATGCTTAAATACCTTGAGGCCATAGAAGAATTACCTAAAGAATTCAAAGTTCCATTTACAAAGGTGCTGGAGCTTTTCAGGGAAGAGATAGCTGAGACCATAAAGAAAAGCGATTTTGAGGAATTAAAGGCGGTTGTGACCAGGCTGGCTTACTCTCAGGAGGAGTTGGCTGAGGCTCAGAAGAGAACCGAAAAAAGGCTGGAAGAATTAGCTGAGGCTCAGAAAAGAACAGAAAAAAGACTGGAAGAATTAGCTGAGGCTCAGAAAAGAACAGAAAAAAGACTGGAAGAATTAGCTGAGGCTCAGAAGAGAACAGAGAAAAGGCTCGAAGAATTAGCTGAGGCTCAGAAGACAACAGAGAAGGAAATAGCGAGCCTGTCACGAGCGCTCAAGGAAACCAGAAAAGAAGTGGGGGGATTGAGTCATACTATTGGCTATACGCTGGAGAATGAAGCCTTCAAGGCCTTGCCCTCTTTGCTAAAGGCGGAATTTGGCCTTGAGGTAGAAGGGAAGTTGAAAAGAGACTTCTTGAAAGACAGTAAAGGGCAAGAGATAGAGGTGAACATCCTCGGTAAAGCTAGAAAAGATGGGCAGGAGTTGGTTATTGTAGGGGAATCAAAGTCCCAGCTTTCCCGCAAAGATATTGATTCCTTCTTGAGACGCCTCAATTTCCTGGAATCTGCTATTCCTGGCGACAAATTTTGTCTTTTTATCACCCACATGGCCCGTCCAGAGACAGTGGTCTATGCCAGGGAAAAAGGGATCAGAGTATATTTTTCTTATGAGTTTTGA
- a CDS encoding trypsin-like serine protease: protein MADALLPTITTTGYYTDARYRAYPGDGYDGVVRVSFGGYYGTGTLLYDGHAVLTSAHLFEGRTGTAYVTFQTPSGTQTVSTTKILQHPGYDAENSNNDLAIVWLPEAAPVDADRYEIYRESDEIGQVFTFSGYGGTGTGITGEIIPGGLIRHKAANQFDADAAELKDHLGPYMAWTPWPGTQLIADFDSGTSSNDALGQLIHRYDRGLGLYEGLIAQGDSGSPAFLQNKVAGVANYVATLSGGSIDPDVDDFINSSFGEIAACQRVSAHQQWIDQSLRAEYPNAPTRPEEVQKAVVEGDSGTTYAYFLLQFIGVRSDPNEILSVDYATRDGSALSGSDYLAVSGTLNLYPDENQAVMPVEIIGDSTPEPSESFYLDVFNPVGGSFGDGVVQLTAERTILNDDLWPA, encoded by the coding sequence ATGGCGGATGCGTTACTCCCAACGATCACCACGACCGGCTACTACACCGACGCCCGTTACCGTGCCTATCCGGGTGACGGCTACGACGGCGTCGTGCGCGTAAGCTTTGGCGGCTACTACGGCACGGGCACGTTGCTCTACGACGGCCATGCCGTTTTGACCTCGGCTCATCTGTTTGAAGGGCGGACGGGGACGGCCTATGTGACCTTCCAGACCCCAAGCGGGACGCAAACGGTCAGCACGACCAAAATACTGCAGCATCCCGGCTACGATGCAGAAAACAGTAACAATGACCTTGCCATCGTCTGGTTACCGGAGGCCGCGCCGGTCGATGCGGACCGCTACGAGATTTACCGTGAAAGCGACGAGATCGGACAAGTCTTCACGTTTTCGGGCTATGGCGGAACGGGGACGGGAATCACGGGCGAGATCATCCCCGGCGGGCTGATCCGCCACAAGGCCGCCAATCAGTTCGATGCCGATGCCGCCGAGTTGAAGGACCACCTTGGCCCATACATGGCCTGGACCCCATGGCCCGGCACGCAACTCATCGCCGACTTCGATAGCGGCACCTCCAGTAACGATGCGCTGGGGCAACTGATCCATCGCTACGATCGCGGACTGGGGCTGTACGAAGGCCTGATTGCCCAGGGAGATAGTGGCAGCCCTGCATTCCTTCAAAACAAGGTGGCCGGAGTGGCGAATTACGTGGCGACCTTGAGCGGTGGGAGCATCGACCCGGATGTCGATGATTTCATAAACAGCAGTTTCGGTGAAATCGCCGCCTGCCAGCGGGTGAGTGCCCACCAGCAGTGGATCGATCAAAGCCTGCGCGCCGAATATCCGAACGCCCCGACCAGGCCGGAAGAGGTTCAAAAGGCGGTGGTCGAGGGCGACAGCGGCACCACCTACGCCTACTTCCTGCTTCAGTTCATCGGTGTGCGCAGTGACCCCAACGAGATACTGAGCGTGGACTATGCCACGCGCGATGGCTCGGCCTTGAGCGGAAGCGATTATCTAGCCGTGAGCGGCACTCTGAACCTGTATCCCGACGAGAATCAAGCGGTAATGCCCGTGGAGATCATCGGCGACAGCACTCCCGAGCCCAGTGAATCTTTCTATCTCGACGTCTTCAACCCGGTGGGGGGCAGCTTCGGGGATGGCGTGGTCCAGCTCACGGCGGAGCGCACGATACTCAATGACGATCTGTGGCCGGCGTAA